The following are from one region of the Littorina saxatilis isolate snail1 linkage group LG4, US_GU_Lsax_2.0, whole genome shotgun sequence genome:
- the LOC138965285 gene encoding inhibitor of growth protein 3-like, with protein MLYLEDYLEMIENLPMEMRERLTEMRETDLQVQNTLDSLDEQVKSFFKKCTQPNVKPEWKDEQFKKIKDEYEKAVNDADEKVQLANHIHELVDRYTRRLDQELSKFKMELEADNAGITEMLEKRSLELDKPPAPQVPQRAEKRRAPHSTASLHNHTDKRPTTTEVLSNLAQEVARESLGAIASSSASNSPALKMFSSGSNSSLSYSLGHIGAGSNAAIAAAASQAIAATQQMQQGRRTSSMKASYEIMSKNIPKELSLALGAPSTPTTPEAMTSASSSAPRSQRTKKQTSKAAALAQQQQSTTAQQQAAAAQQAAVAAAAVAQQTVVIPNVVVEGMDDQGGELQVDDWQPDPNEPRYCLCNQVSYGDMVGCDNEDCPIEWFHYGCVGLTQAPKGKWFCPQCTAAMKRRGRR; from the exons ATGTTGTACCTGGAAGACTACTTGGAAA tgATTGAAAACCTGCCGATGGAAATGAGAGAGCGCTTGACAGAAATGCGAGAGACAGATCTTCAGGTTCAGA ataCTCTAGACAGTTTGGATGAACAGGTCAAATCTTTTTTCAAGAAGTGTACGCAGCCCAATGTCAAACCAGAGTGGAAAGATGAGCAGTTCAAGAAAATAAAGGAT GAGTATGAGAAAGCTGTGAATGATGCTGATGAAAAGGTTCAACTTGCAAATCATATTCACGAATTG GTTGACCGGTACACCAGAAGACTTGACCAGGAATTGtccaagttcaagatggaattGGAGGCTGACAACGCTGGCATCACAGAGATGTTGGAAAAAC GGTCACTTGAGCTGGACAAGCCTCCAGCGCCCCAGGTCCCACAGCGAGCAGAAA AGCGCCGAGCCCCACACAGCACAGCGTCGCTGcacaaccacacagacaagCGTCCCACCACCACGGAAGTGCTGTCCAACCTGGCACAAGAAGTGGCGCGGGAGTCCCTGGGGGCCATTGCATCTTCCTCAGCGTCCAACTCACCGGCGCTCAAGATGTTTTCCTCGGGCTCCAACTCCTCCCTGTCGTACAGCCTGGGCCACATTGGTGCTGGCAGTAACGCCGCCATCGCTGCTGCCGCCTCACAGGCCATCGCCGCCACTCAACAG ATGCAGCAAGGTCGGCGCACGTCCAGCATGAAGGCCAGCTATGAGATCATGTCCAAGAACATCCCCAAGGAACTGTCCCTGGCACTGGGGGCCCCCTCCACACCCACCACACCAGAAGCCATGACCTCTGCCTCCTCATCCGCACCCAGGTCACAACGCACCAAAAA ACAAACATCCAAAGCAGCAGCTCTGGCACAGCAGCAGCAGAGTACCACAGCACAGCAGCAGGCAGCAGCAGCACAGCAAGCAGcggtagcagcagcagcagtagcccAACAGACAGTAGTGATCCCCAATGTTGTGGTGGAGGGAATGGACGACCAGGGGGGAGAACTGCAGGTGGATGACTGGCAACCTGACCCTAACGAACCCAGATACTGTCTGTGCAACCAGGTGTCCTATGGCGACATGGTCGGCTGTGATAACGAAGAC TGTCCCATCGAGTGGTTCCACTACGGCTGTGTGGGCCTCACTCAAGCCCCCAAGGGGAAGTGGTTCTGCCCCCAGTGTACGGCTGCAATGAAGCGACGCGGCCGTCGGTGA